GCCTGGAGGCGTTCCTGCGCGCCGACCGCGAGGAGGGGTTCGACCTGGGGAAGGCGCCGCTGATTCGGCTGGCGCTCTTCCGCCTGGGGGACGAGGCGTACCGGCTCGTCTGGACGCACCACCACATGATCCTCGACGGATGGAGCCTGGGGCTGGTCTACCGCGACGTCCTGGCGCTGTACGAGGCGTGCTCCGGCGGGCGGGAGGCGGCCCTCCCGCGGCCGCGCCCCTACCGCGACTACGTCGCGTGGCTGAAGGGGCGCGACCTGGCCGCCGCCGAGCGATTCTGGCGCGGAGCGCTCGCGGGGTTCGCCACCCCCACGCCGCTGGGGGTCGGCCGTCCGGCGGAAGCGGCGCCCGGGGGGCGGCCGGAGAGCGGGCGGTGCGCCCTGCGCCTCCCGCGCGAGACGACGGCGGCGGTGCACGAGCTGGCGCGCCGCGGGAGGCTTACGCCGGCGGCCGTGGTGCAGGGGGCATGGGCGCTCCTCCTGTCGCGCTACTCCGGGGAGGAGGACGTGGTGTTCGGAAGCACCGTCTCCGGCCGGCCGGCGGAGCTGGAGGGGGTGGAGGAGATGGTGGGCCTCTTCGTCGCCACCATCCCGACGCGGGTCCGGGTCGCGCCGGACGCCCCGGTGCTGGGGTGGCTGGAGGCCCTGCACCGCCGGCAGGGCGAAGCGCGCGAGCACGAGCACGCCCCGCTGGTGCAGGTGCAGGCGTGGAGCGAGGTCGCCCGCGGGACGCCGCTGTTCGAGAGCTGCCTCTCCTTCCAGAACTACCCGGTGGACCCCGCGGCCCCCACCCGCGGCCGCTTCGGGGTGGAGGACGTG
The DNA window shown above is from Longimicrobiaceae bacterium and carries:
- a CDS encoding condensation domain-containing protein encodes the protein MSKRPTMEDVYPLSPTQEGMLFHALSDQGGGVYVGQFGFRLAGELDEDAFRRAWQGVVDRHPALRTGFAWEKVDRPLQVVVRHAALPFRSEDWRGMPREEQEARLEAFLRADREEGFDLGKAPLIRLALFRLGDEAYRLVWTHHHMILDGWSLGLVYRDVLALYEACSGGREAALPRPRPYRDYVAWLKGRDLAAAERFWRGALAGFATPTPLGVGRPAEAAPGGRPESGRCALRLPRETTAAVHELARRGRLTPAAVVQGAWALLLSRYSGEEDVVFGSTVSGRPAELEGVEEMVGLFVATIPTRVRVAPDAPVLGWLEALHRRQGEAREHEHAPLVQVQAWSEVARGTPLFESCLSFQNYPVDPAAPTRGRFGVEDVWGLEVDDYPLFVAASPSGEEMVLDCTYHRGRLRAHEAERLLEHLGSVLAAFAGAPERPLREISVLAPGERERLLAQGAAADADFPRDALVHEVIAARAARWPD